The genomic window TCTAATCCTTTGTAACTAAACGTTACCGCCGATTCTTTATCCATCATCATAAACCGCTGCTCGACGATTGGGCGTTCTAGCGGTGCTTCTTTATAAAACTCTGGGATAATATCTTCCATCATTTTTCGGTATAATACACCGCCCATGACGTTTTTCGCTCCTGGATATTCGCCGCGCTCTAAAAGTAGCACGTGAACCCCTGCTTTTGCTAGTTCATAGGCACAAGCTGTTCCAGCTGGTCCTGCGCCAACAACGATACAATCAAATTTTTCAGGCATGGCGGATCTCCTCCTTCACATCGGCAGCTGCTTTTATCTTCGGAATTTCTTCTTTCAATCGTTCAATTAAAAGCGGGACAATTTCAAACGCATCGCCGACTATACCGTAGTGGCATGATTGGAAAATCGGAGCGTTCGGGTCCTTATTGATGGCGATAATGAGCTCCGAATTTTGCATGCCTACAACGTGTTGAATTGCTCCGGAAATGCCGATCGCAAAATAAATTTTTGGCGTGACAGTCACACCGGTTTGCCCGACTTGGTGATGATGGTCAATCCATCCCGCCTCTACAACATCACGGCTCGCTCCAACGGCACCACCAAGCACTTCTGCGAGCTGATGAATGAGTTGGAATCCTTCTTTGCTGCCCATCCCTTTTCCGCCAGCAACAACAATGTCCGCTTCGTCAATACGCACTTTTTTCGCTGTCTCTCTCACAATCTGTAACACTTTCGTCCGCATTTCTTCTTCGTGTAACTCAATATGCTCCTCGATCACGCGACCTGTGCGCGACGGATCCGGTGGTAACGCTTTCATTACTTTTGGACGAACAGTTGCCATTTGTGGACGATATTTTTTACATAAAATCGTTGCCATAATATTTCCGCCAAACGCCGGGCGGCTCGCTAACAATAACCCTGTATCTTCTTCAATATCAAGTATTGTCGTATCCGCTGTTAATCCTGTCGGTAAATCGGTTGCGATGGCACTCGCCAAATCTTTTCCAGATGGCGTCGCCCCATATAAAATGACTTCTGGTTTATGTTTATGGCAACAATCGAGCAAAGCGCGCATATATGGTTCTGTTCGGTAATGTTCAAAAATTGGATCATCATATACATATACAACGTCTGCACCATATTGAAAAAGTGTTGAGGCAAGTGCTTTTACACCTCTACCAATTAAAACTCCTGCGAGCTCTGTTTTACGTTTATCTGCTAGCGCCCGTCCTGCTCCTAATAATTCTAACGATACAGGAGCAATTTGCCCATCTTTCACTTCAATGTATATCCATATCCCCCGATAATCATCGAAATTCATGCGCTACTCCCCCTATACAAAAAGCTCTTTTTTCTCAAGTATAATAGACAACAGTTCGTTTACTTGCTCTTCTTTTGTTCCTGTTAATATTTTTCCACCTTCTGGCTTCGGTGGTGCCCATACTTTTGATACAATCGTTGGAGATCCTTTCAATCCTAGTTGTTTGCGGTCAACATCTTCTAAGTCGTCTGCAGTCCAAATCGTTGGTTGATATCGTGCGGCTTTAATCATGTTTGGCAATGGTGCAAAGGAGATGTCATTGATGTCTTTTTCTACAGTAAACAAACAAGGTAATTGCGATTTCACCACTTCATAACCATCTTCTAATTTACGATGAACGATCGCATACCCTTTTTCTTTATTCACTTCAACAACTTTGTTTACACCAGTTAGAGGAGGAATGTTTAAACGACGTGCAATGCCAGGTCCGACTTGCCCCGTATCCCCATCGATCGTCATTTTTCCACAAATGATGAGGTCAATCGGACGATGTTTGGCGATTTTTTCGAGCGCCTTTGTAAGCGCATAGCTTGTAGCGAGCGTATCAGCTCCGGCAAATGCTCGGTCTGAAATCATATACCCTTCATCTGCCCCGAGCTCGATACATTTTTTAATGGCTTTTACTGCTGGTGGAGGACCCATTGTTAAAACAGATACGATTCCACCGTACCTCTTTTTTAAACGAACAGCTTCTTCTACCGCATGCGCATCATACGGGTTTAAAATAGCAGGAGCACTCGCACGGTCCATCGTGTTCGTTTTCGGGTTCATTTTAATAATTTTCGTATCTGGCACTTGCTTAATACAAGCTACAATATGTAGCATATGTTCACCTCCAAATCTATTTCATGTATACATATTCTAGCATAATAAATAAATTAGCCGTCATAACAATCAGAAAATTTACCGTTTTGTTCACAATTTCAATGAATAGTGGCACGAATAACAACACCGCGACGAACCATTTCTTCAATATAGCGATCTCCCGGAACAATTTGTTCAGGTGGATACGCCCCACGCTTTTGAATCGTTCCGTCGCCAATCATTTGTGCAACGACAGAAACCGTATAGGCCGTTGAACGTGCCATTGCCGTGACTTGTTTTTGACGGTCTTTCTCTGTTACCATTTCGTACTCGTACGTTCTTTCTTTCCCATCTTTTTCCCCCGACACAATTACGCGCAATAAGACGACATCGTCTTTTTCTTTTAAATCTAAAAGTGGCGTAAGTACTTTTAACAATACGTCACGCGGACGTACGATTGCTCCATCGACTTCTACTTCGTAGTCTCGACGCGTGAATTGTAAATCGACAAGAAGCTGAAATTTTTCTGCATGACCAGGATAGCGAATCGTTTTATATTCCAAACATTTTACATGCGGGTAAGAACGTGACAACGTCGATGTTCCTCCTGAGGTATGGAACGCTTCAAGCGGTCCAAAACGCTCAAAATAAATCGTTTCAACTTCTGATAAAGACGGTACTTGTTGCTTTTGTCCATCACGAATAATTAAGGATGGATCGGTGTAATGATCGAGTAAACCTTCAAGCGAAAAGACGTGATTATATCCAAGCGGCGGTTCTGGCCGAAGAGGAATACCGCCAACATATAATTTAATGGTATGAACGCGATCCAGTTGACTCGCTCCATATCCTGTTAAAATATTAATCATTCCGGGAGCAACACCTAA from Anoxybacillus gonensis includes these protein-coding regions:
- a CDS encoding electron transfer flavoprotein subunit alpha/FixB family protein, which produces MNFDDYRGIWIYIEVKDGQIAPVSLELLGAGRALADKRKTELAGVLIGRGVKALASTLFQYGADVVYVYDDPIFEHYRTEPYMRALLDCCHKHKPEVILYGATPSGKDLASAIATDLPTGLTADTTILDIEEDTGLLLASRPAFGGNIMATILCKKYRPQMATVRPKVMKALPPDPSRTGRVIEEHIELHEEEMRTKVLQIVRETAKKVRIDEADIVVAGGKGMGSKEGFQLIHQLAEVLGGAVGASRDVVEAGWIDHHHQVGQTGVTVTPKIYFAIGISGAIQHVVGMQNSELIIAINKDPNAPIFQSCHYGIVGDAFEIVPLLIERLKEEIPKIKAAADVKEEIRHA
- a CDS encoding electron transfer flavoprotein subunit beta/FixA family protein, with product MLHIVACIKQVPDTKIIKMNPKTNTMDRASAPAILNPYDAHAVEEAVRLKKRYGGIVSVLTMGPPPAVKAIKKCIELGADEGYMISDRAFAGADTLATSYALTKALEKIAKHRPIDLIICGKMTIDGDTGQVGPGIARRLNIPPLTGVNKVVEVNKEKGYAIVHRKLEDGYEVVKSQLPCLFTVEKDINDISFAPLPNMIKAARYQPTIWTADDLEDVDRKQLGLKGSPTIVSKVWAPPKPEGGKILTGTKEEQVNELLSIILEKKELFV
- a CDS encoding saccharopine dehydrogenase family protein; translated protein: MNVIVLGAGLMGKEAVRDLIEQQGVLSVTLADVDEEKAKNVQRSLASEKVKVKRVDAANDQELQTAMHGHDVAINALFYTFNEKVAKAAIETGVHAVDLGGHIGHMTDRVLALHEQAKRAGVTLIPDLGVAPGMINILTGYGASQLDRVHTIKLYVGGIPLRPEPPLGYNHVFSLEGLLDHYTDPSLIIRDGQKQQVPSLSEVETIYFERFGPLEAFHTSGGTSTLSRSYPHVKCLEYKTIRYPGHAEKFQLLVDLQFTRRDYEVEVDGAIVRPRDVLLKVLTPLLDLKEKDDVVLLRVIVSGEKDGKERTYEYEMVTEKDRQKQVTAMARSTAYTVSVVAQMIGDGTIQKRGAYPPEQIVPGDRYIEEMVRRGVVIRATIH